In Aegilops tauschii subsp. strangulata cultivar AL8/78 chromosome 3, Aet v6.0, whole genome shotgun sequence, one genomic interval encodes:
- the LOC109741352 gene encoding uncharacterized protein, which yields MATTAGGRSPAMSMKLLVHTKAGRVLFAEAGKDVVDFLFSLLALPVGTAVGLLGRRSMPGSAGDLYASVQRLDADYLLPGADIDALLRPAVPSNISLLCLPGPSSSAASKRVFWCGEDHSRSYCYIYAPPPPPPPPPQHNYVTEASGGACPACAKPMTKEMRWARSDSGGSGQAAVSAATGRAKGFVQGVVTYTVTDNLTVTPMSAISSITLLNTFRVRDLSALQEKIVRIGYKEGLAILKASLQSKTVLTDVFLAHKATRLHDRLPKLGSLLSALVAVLGVLLVCNAGYEFLPQLIIN from the exons ATGGCGACCACCGCCGGCGGGAGGAGCCCCGCGATGAGCATGAAGCTGCTGGTGCACACCAAGGCGGGGCGCGTGCTGTTCGCGGAGGCCGGCAAGGACGTCGTCGACTTCCTCTTCTCCCTCCTCGCCCTGCCCGTCGGCACCGCCGTCGGCCTGCTCGGGAGGCGCTCCATGCCCGGCAGCGCCGGCGACCTCTACGCCAGCGTCCAGAGGCTCGACGCCGACTACCTCCTGCCCGGCGCCGACATCGACGCGCTCCTCCGCCCCGCCGTCCCCTCCAACATCTCCCTCCTCTGCTTGCCCGGCCCGTCGTCGTCGGCCGCGTCCAAGCGAGTCTTCTGGTGCGGCGAGGACCACAGCCGCAGCTACTGCTACATctacgccccccccccccccccccccccccccccccagcacaACTACGTGACGGAGGCGAGCGGTGGCGCGTGTCCAGCCTGCGCCAAGCCGATGACGAAGGAGATGCGCTGGGCGCGGTCCGACTCCGGCGGCTCTGGGCAGGCGGCGGTCTCCGCCGCCACGGGAAGGGCCAAAGGGTTCGTGCAGGGCGTCGTGACGTACACGGTCACGGACAACCTCACCGTGACCCCCATGTCCGCCATCTCCAGCATCACCCTGCTCAACACCTTCCGCGTCAGGGACCTCAGCGCGCTACAGGAGAAGATCGTGCGGATCGGCTACAAGGAG GGTTTGGCGATTCTCAAGGCGTCGCTGCAGTCAAAGACCGTTCTCACCGACGTCTTCCTCGCCCACAAGGCCACAAGGCTCCATGATCGGCTGCCTAAATTAGGTTCACTGTTAAGTGCTCTTGTGGCTGTGCTTGGTGTTCTTCTCGTATGCAATGCTGGATATGAGTTCCTCCCGCAACTGATCATTAATTAA